A region from the Lycium barbarum isolate Lr01 chromosome 8, ASM1917538v2, whole genome shotgun sequence genome encodes:
- the LOC132607314 gene encoding alpha-L-arabinofuranosidase 1-like: MESRHSLHHVLLLVLCGLSVLCKCSATGIEANQTAVLFVNASEASAKKIPDTLFGVFFEEINHAGAGGLWAELVSNRGFEAGGPNIPSNIDPWSIIGDESSVIVSTDRSSCFERNKIAVRVQVLCDHTGANICPDGGVGIYNPGFWGMNIEQGKSYKLVLYVRSQESINVSVALTGSKGLQKLAGGNIIASDVSNWTKVEVMLEAKGTDPNSRLELTSSKKGVTWFDQVSLMPTDTYKGHGFRKDLFGMIKDLKPAFIRFPGGCFVEGDWLRNAFRWKETIGQWEERPGHFGDVWNYWTDDGLGHFEFLQLAEDLDTLPVWVFNNGVSHHDEVDTSSILPFVQEILDGLEFARGDPTSTWGSIRSKMGHPEPFNLKYVAIGNEDCGKPKYRGNYLKFYSAIKDKYPDIKIISNCDGSSSPLDHPADLYDFHIYSSASSVFSNARHFDSAPRRGPKAFVSEYAVTGNDAGKGSLLAALGEAGFLIGVEKNSEAIEMASYAPLFVNDNDRRWNPDAIVFTSSQMYGTPSYWMQHFFKESNGATLLSSSLQANPSNSLIASAITWRNSVDNSDYLRIKVVNFGTTTVTLKISISGLGLNTLETSFGAIKTTLTSNNVMDENSFREPKKVSPVKAMLEKVSDSMDVVVAPRSLNSFDFLRKSISSSVDTASVLKSSY; the protein is encoded by the exons ATGGAGTCGAGGCATTCCCTTCATCACGTACTGCTTTTAGTTTTGTGTGGTTTGTCTGTCCTGTGCAAATGTTCGGCTACTGGGATTGAAGCAAACCAGACAGCAGTATTGTTTGTGAATGCATCTGAAGCATCAGCAAAGAAAATACCTGATACACTTTTTGGTGTATTCTTTGAG GAGATCAATCATGCTGGCGCTGGTGGATTGTGGGCTGAGCTTGTCAGCAACAGAG GTTTTGAAGCTGGAGGCCCAAATATACCTTCAAATATTGATCCTTGGTCTATCATTGGAGACGAGTCCTCAGTGATTGTATCAACAGACCGTTCATCATGCTTTGAGCGGAATAAAATTGCAGTTCGAGTGCAGGTGCTATGTGACCATACAGGTGCCAATATCTGTCCAGATGGAGGAGTTGGCATCTACAACCCGGGATTCTGGGGCATG AATATTGAGCAGGGAAAGAGTTACAAACTAGTGCTTTATGTTCGTTCACAAGAATCAATCAATGTATCTGTAGCTTTAACTGGTTCAAAGGGATTGCAAAAGCTGGCTGGTGGCAACATAAT AGCTTCCGATGTTTCAAATTGGACAAAAGTGGAAGTTATGTTAGAAGCAAAAGGAACAGATCCCAATTCAAGACTGGAATTGACATCATCTAAGAAAGGTGTTACATGGTTTGATCAAGTGTCATTAATGCCTACTGACACATACAAG GGGCATGGCTTCAGGAAAGATCTTTTTGGAATGATTAAGGATTTGAAACCAGCATTCATTAGATTTCCAG GTGGATGTTTTGTCGAAGGTGACTGGTTAAGAAATGCATTTCGGTGGAAAGAAACCATTGGACAATGGGAAGAGAGGCCTGGGCATTTCGGTGATGTTTGGAATTACTGGACTGATGATGGACTAGGCCATTTTGAGTTCTTGCAG CTTGCCGAGGACTTAGATACACTGCCAGTGTGGGTTTTCAACAATG GAGTCAGCCACCACGATGAAGTTGACACTTCCAGTATTTTACCTTTCGTGCAA GAAATACTAGATGGTCTTGAGTTTGCAAGAGGTGATCCTACTTCAACATGGGGTTCTATTCGATCCAAAATGGGACATCCAGAGCCCTTCAATTTGAAATATGTAGCTATCGGAAATGAGGATTGTGGAAAGCCAAAATACCGTG GAAATTACCTCAAGTTCTACTCGGCCATCAAAGATAAATACCCAGATATTAAGATTATCTCAAACTGTGATGGTTCTTCGAGTCCACTGGATCACCCAGCTGATTTATATGATTTTCAT ATTTATAGCAGCGCAAGTTCTGTATTTTCTAATGCTCGCCATTTTGATAGTGCACCACGCAGGGGACCAAAG GCTTTTGTGAGTGAGTATGCTGTGACTGGAAATGATGCTGGAAAAGGTAGTCTTTTAGCAGCGCTGGGTGAAGCTGGGTTCCTCATTGGGGTAGAAAAGAACAG CGAAGCAATTGAAATGGCAAGTTATGCACCCCTATTTGTTAATGACAATGACAGGAG GTGGAACCCAGATGCAATTGTCTTCACCTCTTCACAAATGTATGGAACCCCTAGTTACTGGATGCAGCATTTCTTCAAAGAGTCAAATGGCGCAACTCTTCTGAGTTCATCACTACAAGCTAATCCTTCAAATTCACTCATAGCATCTGCCATCACTTGGAGAAATTCAGTTGATAACAGCGATTATTTGAGAATAAAG GTCGTGAACTTTGGGACCACCACGGTTACTCTTAAAATCTCTATCAGTGGATTGGGGCTGAACACGTTAGAGACGTCATTTGGGGCTATAAAAACCACATTAACATCCAATAATGTGATGGATGAAAATTCCTTCAGAGAGCCTAAGAAG gtatcaccagttaaagcaatgcttgagaaagtTAGTGACAGCATGGATGTTGTAGTGGCCCCAAGATCCCTCAATTCATTTGACTTCTTAAGAAAATCAATCAGCAGCAGTGTGGATACTGCTTCTGTCCTTAAATCTTCATACTAG
- the LOC132607315 gene encoding E3 ubiquitin-protein ligase At4g11680-like isoform X1, whose protein sequence is MDQELQRNLIEPRYFRGLSTPFSFSLTRLASSFNLQQNQIFDDDDYGDYGYSRPIVVLDVIWNLAFVLVSCFVLLTTIGEKPSTPLRLWIGGYALQCLLHVGFIWIEFQRRSNFDDFDAVNFDGVSPFSLFHSSSIMKRLESINTVISSIWWVFGFYWIVMGGQALLQDSPRLYWLSVVFLAFDVFFMIFCIAMACVVFFAFFCFFPFIATVAYAMRLGDGASENDIKTLPKYRYGQTNTSGSLVNVKTGDDHLLSQFNSSSDSVPELALQPDDSECCICLYKYVDGVELCVLPCNHHFHHGCISKWLRINATCPLCKFNILRGDTLV, encoded by the exons ATGGACCAAGAATTGCAAAGAAATTTAATTGAACCAAGATACTTTAGAGGTTTAAGtacccctttttctttttctttaacaagattagCCTCTTCTTTTAATCTTCAACAAAATCAAATttttgatgatgatgattatggtgATTATGGTTATTCAAGACCCATTGTGGTTCTTGATGTGATATGGAATTTAGCATTTGTTTTGGTTTCTTGTTTTGTGTTATTGACAACTATTGGAGAAAAACCTTCAACTCCATTAAGGCTTTGGATTGGTGGCTATGCACTTCAGTGTCTATTGCATGTTGGTTTTATTTGGATTGAGTTTCAAAGAAGGAGTAATTTTGATGATTTTGATGCTGTTAATTTTGATGGGGTTTCTCCTTTTTCACTGTTTCACAGCAG CAGCATCATGAAGAGGCTGGAATCAATCAATACTGTGATTTCATCAATCTGGTGGGTGTTTGGCTTTTACTGGATTGTTATGGGTGGCCAGGCACTGCTGCAAGATTCACCTCGTCTTTACTG GTTATCAGTTGTTTTCTTAGCATTTGATGTGTTCTTTATGATCTTTTGCATTGCGATGGCATGTGTAGTCTTCTTCGCGTTCTTTTGTTTCTTTCCGTTTATCGCAACAGTTGCATATGCCATGAGACTTGGAGATGGAGCATCTGAAAATGATATCAAGACTCTTCCCAAGTATAGATATGGTCAAACTAATACTTCAGGGAGCCTCGTAAATGTAAAGACGGGAGATGATCACTTGTTATCACAGTTCAACAGTAGTAGTGACTCTGTACCTGAGCTTGCTCTTCAACCAGATGATTCC GAGTGCTGCATTTGCCTCTACAAATATGTGGATGGGGTAGAGCTGTGTGTTCTTCCGTGTAATCACCATTTCCACCATGGATGCATTAGCAAATGGCTGAGGATAAATGCAACCTGCCCACTCTGCAAATTTAATATTCTTAGGGGTGACACTCTAGTCTGA
- the LOC132607315 gene encoding E3 ubiquitin-protein ligase At4g11680-like isoform X2, translating to MDQELQRNLIEPRYFRGLSTPFSFSLTRLASSFNLQQNQIFDDDDYGDYGYSRPIVVLDVIWNLAFVLVSCFVLLTTIGEKPSTPLRLWIGGYALQCLLHVGFIWIEFQRRSNFDDFDAVNFDGVSPFSLFHSSIMKRLESINTVISSIWWVFGFYWIVMGGQALLQDSPRLYWLSVVFLAFDVFFMIFCIAMACVVFFAFFCFFPFIATVAYAMRLGDGASENDIKTLPKYRYGQTNTSGSLVNVKTGDDHLLSQFNSSSDSVPELALQPDDSECCICLYKYVDGVELCVLPCNHHFHHGCISKWLRINATCPLCKFNILRGDTLV from the exons ATGGACCAAGAATTGCAAAGAAATTTAATTGAACCAAGATACTTTAGAGGTTTAAGtacccctttttctttttctttaacaagattagCCTCTTCTTTTAATCTTCAACAAAATCAAATttttgatgatgatgattatggtgATTATGGTTATTCAAGACCCATTGTGGTTCTTGATGTGATATGGAATTTAGCATTTGTTTTGGTTTCTTGTTTTGTGTTATTGACAACTATTGGAGAAAAACCTTCAACTCCATTAAGGCTTTGGATTGGTGGCTATGCACTTCAGTGTCTATTGCATGTTGGTTTTATTTGGATTGAGTTTCAAAGAAGGAGTAATTTTGATGATTTTGATGCTGTTAATTTTGATGGGGTTTCTCCTTTTTCACTGTTTCACAGCAG CATCATGAAGAGGCTGGAATCAATCAATACTGTGATTTCATCAATCTGGTGGGTGTTTGGCTTTTACTGGATTGTTATGGGTGGCCAGGCACTGCTGCAAGATTCACCTCGTCTTTACTG GTTATCAGTTGTTTTCTTAGCATTTGATGTGTTCTTTATGATCTTTTGCATTGCGATGGCATGTGTAGTCTTCTTCGCGTTCTTTTGTTTCTTTCCGTTTATCGCAACAGTTGCATATGCCATGAGACTTGGAGATGGAGCATCTGAAAATGATATCAAGACTCTTCCCAAGTATAGATATGGTCAAACTAATACTTCAGGGAGCCTCGTAAATGTAAAGACGGGAGATGATCACTTGTTATCACAGTTCAACAGTAGTAGTGACTCTGTACCTGAGCTTGCTCTTCAACCAGATGATTCC GAGTGCTGCATTTGCCTCTACAAATATGTGGATGGGGTAGAGCTGTGTGTTCTTCCGTGTAATCACCATTTCCACCATGGATGCATTAGCAAATGGCTGAGGATAAATGCAACCTGCCCACTCTGCAAATTTAATATTCTTAGGGGTGACACTCTAGTCTGA
- the LOC132607316 gene encoding large ribosomal subunit protein cL37 — translation MALLIFSTTTSSVLLSSHSSLPSAFPSSRFCNNHITLATKSFANGNIQAPLISKKRGALIAKAAADIDSVGSDNPEPSPEKNEESVPVENLPLESKLQQMAEQKMKMKLAKKIRLRRKRLVRKRHLRKKGRWPPSKMKKNKNV, via the exons ATGGCTCTCCTTATTTTCAGCACTACAACTTCATCTGTTCTTCTCTCCTCTCATTCTTCACTACCTTCTGCATTCCCAT CCTCCAGGTTCTGCAACAATCACATTACCCTGGCAACAAAGTCATTTGCCAATGGTAATATTCAAGCACCTCTTATCTCCAAAAAGAGAGGTGCTTTGATCGCCAAGGCGGCTGCGGACATTGATAGTGTCGGTTCTGATAATCCCGAGCCTTCACCAGAGAAAAATGAGGAAAGTGTGCCTGTTGAGAATCTCCCTCTGGAATCTAAGCTTCAGCAAATGGCTGAACAGAAGATGAAAATGAAGTTGGCAAAGAAGATTAGACTACGGAGGAAGAGACTCGTTAGGAAGCGCCACCTAAGGAAGAAAGGGCGATGGCcaccttcaaaaatgaagaagaaCAAGAATGTCTAG
- the LOC132607318 gene encoding uncharacterized protein LOC132607318 translates to MDDEIQKTQEERKKMEQQLASMTSVTFDTDLYSSNKFDGYEKSIPVVDDDDTFDTENEVARKMASYTAPKQFFKEVPRGSGEEDEPAGFNKTNKIIDREDDYRRRRLNRVISPERQDPFLDKTPGPEVRTYADAMREEALKRQKEELMKEIAKKKKEEQEKAAEKKEEVEKPAQKRRNRWDQSQDNDGGAKKAKTGSDWDLPDSTPGIGRWDATPTPGRVGDATPSVKKNRWDETPTPGRVADSDATPAGGATPGATPAGMSWDATPKLAGLATPTPKRQRSRWDETPATMGSATPMAGATPAAAYTPGVTPVGGVELATPTPGAINLRGPMTPEQYNLMRWEKDIEERNRPLTDEELDAMFPQEGYKILDPPASYVPIRTPARKLLATPTPIGTPLYSIPEENRGQQFDVPKEMPGGLPFMKPEDYQYFGSLLNEDDEEELSPDEQKERKIMKLLLKVKNGTPPQRKTALRQLTDKAREFGAGPLFNRILPLLMQPTLEDQERHLLVKVIDRVLYKLDELVRPYVHKILVVIEPLLIDEDYYARVEGREIISNLSKAAGLATMIAAMRPDIDNIDEYVRNTTARAFSVVASALGIPALLPFLKAVCQSKKSWQARHTGIKIVQQIAILIGCAVLPHLRSLVEIIEHGLNDENQKVRTITALSLAALAEAAAPYGIESFDSVLKPLWKGIRSHRGKVLAAFLKAIGFIIPLMDAVYASYYTKEVMVVLIREFQSPDEEMKKIVLKVVKQCVSTEGVEPDYIRQDILPEFFRNFWVRRMALDRRNYKQLVETTVEIANKTGVADIVGRIVEDLKDESEPYRRMVMETIEKVVANLGASDIDARLEELLIDGILYAFQEQTSDDANVMLNGFGAVVNALGQRVKPYLPQICGTIKWRLNNKSAKVRQQAADLISRIAVVMKQCGEEQLMGHLGVVLYEYLGEEYPEVLGSILGALKAIVNVIGMTKMTPPIKDLLPRLTPILKNRHEKVQENCIDLVGRIADRGAEFVPAREWMRICFELLEMLKAHKKGIRRATVNTFGYIAKAIGPQDVLATLLNNLKVQERQNRVCTTVAIAIVAETCSPFTVLPALMNEYRVPELNVQNGVLKSLSFLFEYIGEMGKDYIYAVTPLLEDALMDRDLVHRQTAASAVKHMALGVAGLGCEDALVHLLNYVWPNIFETSPHVINAVMEAIEGMRVALGAAVVLNYCLQGLFHPARKVREVYWKIYNSLYIGAQDALVASYPILEDDENNVFSRPELNMFI, encoded by the coding sequence ATGGATGATGAGATTCAGAAGACGCAAGAGGAGAGGAAGAAGATGGAGCAGCAGCTCGCTTCTATGACTTCGGTGACTTTTGATACTGATCTTTATAGCTCGAATAAATTCGATGGTTATGAGAAATCCATTCCGGtggttgatgatgatgatacttTTGATACTGAGAATGAGGTTGCTAGGAAGATGGCATCATATACTGCCCCGAAACAGTTCTTCAAGGAGGTTCCACGGGGTTCCGGGGAAGAGGATGAGCCGGCAGGGTTTAACAAAACAAATAAGATTATTGATAGGGAGGATGATTATAGGAGGAGGAGGTTGAATCGTGTGATTTCCCCTGAGAGGCAGGATCCCTTTTTGGATAAGACCCCAGGGCCAGAAGTGAGGACTTATGCAGATGCCATGAGGGAGGAGGCTTTGAAGAGGCAGAAGGAAGAGTTGATGAAGGAGATagcgaagaagaagaaggaagagcAAGAAAAGGCAGCGGAGAAGAAAGAGGAGGTCGAGAAGCCAGCTCAGAAGAGGAGGAATAGGTGGGACCAATCTCAGGATAATGACGGTGGTGCGAAGAAGGCAAAAACTGGTTCGGATTGGGACTTGCCGGACTCGACTCCTGGGATTGGTAGGTGGGATGCAACCCCGACACCCGGGAGGGTTGGTGATGCAACTCCCTCGGTCAAGAAGAATAGGTGGGATGAGACACCCACACCTGGTAGGGTTGCTGATTCAGATGCTACACCTGCTGGTGGTGCTACTCCAGGTGCAACCCCAGCTGGTATGTCTTGGGATGCTACACCGAAGCTTGCGGGTCTTGCTACCCCCACACCTAAAAGACAGAGGTCAAGGTGGGATGAGACTCCAGCCACTATGGGAAGTGCAACTCCTATGGCAGGTGCTACCCCGGCAGCAGCTTATACACCAGGTGTTACTCCTGTTGGGGGGGTTGAACTAGCTACACCAACCCCTGGTGCCATTAATTTGCGTGGTCCAATGACTCCTGAACAATACAATTTGATGAGGTGGGAGAAGGACATTGAGGAGAGAAATCGACCCTTAACCGATGAGGAGCTTGATGCAATGTTTCCTCAGGAAGGGTATAAGATTTTGGATCCTCCAGCATCCTATGTTCCCATTAGAACACCTGCCAGGAAGCTTCTTGCCACACCAACTCCTATAGGGACTCCCCTGTATTCTATTCCTGAGGAAAATCGGGGTCAACAGTTTGATGTACCAAAAGAAATGCCGGGTGGTTTGCCATTTATGAAGCCTGAGGATTACCAGTACTTTGGTTCTTTGTTGAACGAAGATGATGAAGAGGAGTTGTCTCCTGACGAACAGAAGGAGCGAAAGATTATGAAGCTTTTGCTCAAGGTTAAAAATGGCACACCCCCTCAGAGGAAAACTGCTTTGAGACAACTCACTGATAAGGCCAGAGAATTTGGTGCTGGGCCCTTATTCAATCGGATTCTGCCATTGCTCATGCAACCCACACTTGAAGACCAAGAAAGGCACTTGCTGGTTAAGGTTATCGATAGGGTACTCTACAAATTGGATGAATTGGTTCGCCCGTATGTGCACAAGATTCTTGTCGTGATTGAACCTCTGCTGATTGATGAAGATTATTATGCTCGTGTTGAAGGGAGGGAAATTATATCTAATCTCAGCAAGGCAGCTGGTTTGGCAACTATGATCGCTGCCATGCGACCAGATATTGACAACATTGATGAATATGTCAGGAACACAACTGCTCGAGCTTTTAGCGTTGTTGCTTCTGCACTCGGTATTCCTGCGTTGCTGCCATTCCTGAAAGCAGTTTGTCAGAGTAAGAAGTCTTGGCAGGCTCGTCATACAGGTATTAAGATTGTTCAGCAGATTGCTATTCTCATTGGTTGTGCTGTTCTTCCGCATCTGAGGTCTCTGGTGGAAATCATTGAGCATGGTCTTAACGATGAGAACCAGAAGGTCAGGACCATTACAGCTCTTTCTCTGGCCGCTCTTGCTGAAGCTGCTGCACCATATGGTATTGAGAGTTTTGATTCCGTTTTGAAGCCCTTATGGAAGGGTATCAGATCACATCGTGGCAAGGTTTTGGCTGCTTTCTTGAAGGCTATAGGTTTCATCATTCCTCTTATGGATGCTGTATATGCCAGCTACTATACCAAAGAAGTCATGGTGGTCCTTATTCGTGAGTTTCAATCACCTGACGAGGAGATGAAGAAAATTGTGCTGAAAGTGGTGAAGCAATGTGTGAGTACAGAAGGTGTGGAGCCAGATTACATTCGACAAGACATTCTTCCAGAGTTCTTCAGAAATTTCTGGGTCAGACGAATGGCTTTGGACCGCAGAAACTACAAGCAACTTGTTGAAACCACTGTGGAGATAGCAAACAAAACTGGCGTTGCTGATATAGTAGGGAGAATTGTTGAAGACTTGAAAGATGAGAGTGAGCCATACAGACGAATGGTTATGGAGACGATTGAGAAGGTGGTCGCAAATCTTGGTGCATCTGATATTGATGCTCGTTTAGAAGAGCTGTTAATTGATGGAATCCTCTATGCCTTTCAAGAGCAAACCAGTGATGATGCCAATGTGATGCTTAACGGATTTGGTGCTGTTGTAAATGCCCTTGGCCAAAGAGTTAAGCCATACCTCCCTCAGATTTGTGGTACCATAAAATGGCGACTGAACAACAAGAGTGCGAAGGTGAGGCAGCAAGCTGCAGATCTGATTTCCAGAATTGCGGTAGTTATGAAGCAGTGTGGGGAAGAACAACTAATGGGCCATCTTGGTGTTGTCTTGTACGAGTACTTGGGAGAAGAATACCCGGAGGTTTTAGGATCTATACTGGGGGCTCTCAAGgctattgtgaatgttattggtATGACTAAAATGACTCCTCCAATTAAGGACTTGCTTCCTCGGTTGACACCCATTTTGAAGAATCGTCACGAGAAAGTCCAGGAGAACTGTATTGACCTTGTTGGTCGAATTGCTGACCGTGGTGCTGAATTTGTTCCTGCAAGGGAATGGATGAGAATTTGTTTTGAGCTTCTTGAGATGCTTAAAGCCCACAAGAAAGGTATCCGTCGAGCAACAGTGAACACATTTGGGTACATTGCTAAAGCCATTGGACCTCAGGATGTGCTTGCAACATTGTTGAACAATCTTAAGGTGCAGGAACGTCAGAACCGTGTCTGTACCACTGTCGCCATTGCTATTGTTGCAGAAACCTGTTCTCCCTTTACAGTCCTGCCTGCCTTGATGAACGAATATCGCGTGCCTGAGCTTAATGTCCAGAATGGTGTCTTGAAATCCCTCTCTTTCCTTTTCGAGTACATTGGAGAAATGGGGAAGGACTATATATATGCTGTGACTCCATTACTTGAAGACGCTCTTATGGACAGAGATCTCGTACATAGGCAGACTGCTGCCTCTGCTGTGAAGCACATGGCTCTTGGAGTTGCTGGGCTTGGATGTGAAGATGCACTTGTCCACCTATTGAATTATGTATGGCCAAACATTTTCGAGACATCTCCACATGTGATCAATGCAGTTATGGAAGCCATTGAAGGAATGAGGGTTGCACTGGGAGCAGCCGTGGTCCTTAACTATTGTCTACAGGGGTTGTTCCATCCAGCAAGGAAGGTTAGGGAAGTTTACTGGAAGATTTACAACTCACTCTATATCGGCGCTCAGGATGCCCTTGTAGCTTCTTATCCTATTCTGGAAGATGATGAAAACAATGTCTTCAGTAGGCCCGAGCTGAACATGTTTATTTAG